One Drosophila subobscura isolate 14011-0131.10 chromosome U, UCBerk_Dsub_1.0, whole genome shotgun sequence DNA window includes the following coding sequences:
- the LOC117901882 gene encoding uncharacterized protein LOC117901882, with translation MSRRDRAYAQAEERWLDIIASRGGVSVEQAQVGPGPLGVEAANEERAHFSREHNANEQQLLDPAVDSLLHVISDDSEICSLISSDGTEFHGWPDKDDPSTVENVDHGVYGLIRTISQSQGEDLQAAHYSACTPPKRARMSCEIIEINDSPEAATDSGVVFMQSVSTNPGVLLTNGSLVDSHLFEILPHSEEQALEMVDPSGTEQCVVYEDVDGEIVLAEEHCCEIIVSTQNEQAYLMSGNGALLRHHLNGSGYIDGVAGDEDEEETRMEAGNNVYLSDAALDQPMVHHHELVEEDEGEDEEAHNDNEHENANFVDDTPLEEERPDICQVYDHELEDHDNEGEEEDNIQQDHHHHQLPLEQELPLEHVPEMDAEQPIVISDIEEEQPEHSSPTQFPNSSSSTPNGSDNYDYDDDLGLGEDDRPRKMQPAKRKYPPLLKNTLFAEAMDRRLATICQAQPQMSLSEKVATWEMATTHDCEAVEDVENFQANFEQHEASMASKHHSFNEFRETLERNMEKINRQFMRSPAQSTVDHGQASPSQGTSAQEKPLIQRRQLHVLHTEDTIVLDDDEDDCYEVGGDNPSVVTLTPEVELQALTSEQEEELQQQQEEKEEEPKIVPDMKTIQTQTSVQRLATKETSTADLAPLPVASVTTASAESPAPAAAPEAQGMNDMPPAIISTETAADRELVDVVFGMMGKKVTKQQQELLLEQQHSRFQESLLPPFDVSHGMRAGLNAVAFGDCPNDAMFYEQQEFCNYLGLTEMSTANAVATAMRELANSTVARRSLRVRPQEQLDRMRSDVRGKRKERKQQLQQLQQNVALNTSSEQSTEEQGTAAAAEEQRQSTHEYDQYYGAQGDHPVASDAEDQESEDKNADNRCLKSDLVDVQVFAQIYAAPTPTQDQLVETLQQQNLKRAEDNRSEVVRLECMQKRLRQARESKPSIYIVEAMSNAPPEVLPESSPKQRARARTLTSSPTRIVETTSYDGPRPSLESSSPDRSQLKYNPKLTKNQAQTSKAPRKSQPESKKPRTSTGAATTTKTGAPARIRDLVTRSTTHMNSKLLRNRKVNLLKSYALTDAAAQGKGKRLSGGTAARAAAKQSAKGNAKKPPEPTNTQEKKLPQQHRLEQQQTAPATPPHTPTKTAARATNALTVDAGVTLPKSTRRARAQTLPEAGTKASVQIAAGPLPAAHLSSSMHVTADPLQIHGLMDDSQGFFENHAPISPAKDLVGRYMLSARQFAKQQEPQELYMQANPSGYSQYSQTNSSNYAHAHAQAQAQYASVAKPALIYPPMCRAEVGKKEPEKEPHFSRRRPSQQTETSGLYTEINRALPPGGMVRLSDGSRMLSNPLAGKHGKVLYIYYELDQLIVLQEHCVSFWKYSKVFNVLHKPRRPNSSAAKETGASTHSILPGGQGTEPRATESERSHADEDFERSPRWVNLGKLRRITNDTEVFAPFGNRLCVHNSTPVYVEMRCHPLDHHKREVTLTSLHVNIYYYCEEELRPKMHSVHLDAVSCDGSHVIFTSITESRYFVVAWQQEVVMGKPRSGICKYSLTPTLDTLASIREFKQLRHELKHIECLTEDRLIGYGQTRITIWDHRSGDTLMNYDLCCQLGRSLTAMHYPSFELDQSSILILYQHIESQEQSDMPSEVHVIACELSHTTPSHRLLQVHRLPAPQFNEQLQAVNTGDHLILKAITGDEIWISSADPRQLTYVAPQGNGSLRFYARHKSQVIEMAPRTLTVDSIANHMLQLAVQQQQQIMNSSQSPMSLAASILSMPVPV, from the exons AGTCACAGGGCGAAGATCTACAAGCTGCACACTACTCGGCCTGCACGCCACCCAAAAGAGCGCGAATGAGCTGTGAAATAATCGAAATTAATG ATTCTCCAGAGGCGGCCACAGACTCGGGCGTGGTCTTTATGCAATCGGTATCCACAAATCCCGGGGTTTTGCTGACCAACGGCAGCCTCGTCGACTCTCATCTGTTTGAGATTCTGCCGCATTCCGAGGAACAAGCCCTAGAAATGGTTGATCCAAGCGGCACCGAGCAGTGCGTTGTCTACGAGGATGTGGACGGTGAAATTGTCCTGGCCGAGGAGCACTGCTGCGAGATAATAGTCTCGACACAGAACGAGCAGGCCTACCTAATGTCCGGCAATGGAGCTCTTCTCCGGCATCATCTGAACGGCTCGGGCTACATTGATGGCGTGGCAGgggacgaggatgaggaggagacgcGCATGGAGGCCGGCAACAATGTTTATCTGAGCGATGCGGCCCTGGACCAGCCCATGGTCCATCATCATGAGCTGGTCGAAGAAGATGAgggcgaggacgaggaggcGCACAATGACAATGAGCATGAGAACGCCAACTTTGTGGACGACACTCCATTGGAGGAAGAGCGCCCCGATATCTGTCAGGTGTACGACCACGAGCTGGAAGACCACGACAACGAGGGCGAGGAAGAGGATAATATACAGCAggatcaccatcatcatc AGCTTCCCTTGGAGCAGGAGCTACCTCTGGAGCATGTCCCAGAGATGGACGCAGAGCAGCCAATAGTCATCAGCGACattgaggaggagcagcccgaGCACAGCAGCCCCACACAGTTTCCAAATAGCTCCTCGTCCACGCCCAATGGCAGCGACAACTACGACTACGATGACGATCTGGGCCTGGGCGAGGACGATCGACCAAGGAAAATGCAGCCAGCTAAGCGCAAGTATCCGCCACTGCTGAAGAACACTCTATTCGCGGAGGCCATGGACCGGCGTCTGGCGACCATTTGTCAGGCACAGCCGCAGATGAGTCTCAGCGAGAAGGTGGCGACCTGGGAGATGGCCACCACCCACGACTGTGAGGCTGTCGAGGATGTAGAGAACTTTCAGGCCAACTTTGAGCAGCACGAGGCTTCCATGGCTTCCAAACACCACAGCTTCAACGAGTTTCGCGAGACACTGGAGCGTAATATGGAAAAGATCAACCGCCAGTTCATGCGTAGTCCAGCCCAGTCGACAGTGGACCATGGCCAGGCCAGCCCCAGTCAAGGAACGTCCGCTCAGGAGAAGCCTCTCATTCAGCGACGACAGCTGCATGTGCTGCACACAGAGGATACCATTGTTctggacgatgacgaggacgatTGCTACGAGGTGGGCGGCGACAATCCGTCTGTTGTCACCCTCACACCGGAGGTTGAACTGCAGGCACTAACCTcggagcaggaggaagaactgcaacagcagcaagaggagaaggaggaggagcccaaAATCGTGCCCGACATGAAGACAATTCAGACGCAGACCTCAGTCCAACGACTGGCCACAAAGGAAACTTCCACAGCAGATCTGGCACCGCTGCCAGTGGCCTCAGTGACCACTGCCTCCGCAGAATCTCcagcccctgctgctgcacccgAAGCACAGGGAATGAATGACATGCCACCAGCCATTATATCCACGGAGACTGCAGCTGACCGTGAGCTGGTGGACGTTGTCTTTGGCATGATGGGAAAGAAGGTGacgaaacagcaacaggagctaCTGCTAGAGCAGCAACATTCCCGCTTTCAGGAGAGTCTCCTTCCTCCATTCG ATGTGTCGCATGGCATGAGGGCTGGACTGAATGCTGTTGCCTTTGGCGATTGCCCCAACGATGCCATGTTCTACGAGCAGCAAGAGTTCTGCAACTATCTGGGACTCACGGAGATGTCCACGGCCAATGCGGTGGCCACAGCCATGCGGGAGCTGGCCAACAGCACGGTGGCTCGACGCTCGCTGAGAGTGCGgccgcaggagcagctggacaGGATGCGCAGCGATGTGCGTGGCAAGCGGAAGGAGAGaaagcagcagcttcagcagctaCAACAGAATGTGGCGTTGAACACCAGCAGTGAGCAGAGCACAGAGGAGCAAggcacagctgcagccgctgaaGAGCAGCGCCAGTCCACACACGAGTACGACCAATACTATGGGGCACAGGGCGATCACCCAGTAGCCTCCGATGCGGAGGACCAGGAATCGGAGGACAAGAATGCTGACAATAGATGCTTAAAGTCTGATTTGGTGGATGTGCAGGTCTTTGCCCAGATCTATGCTgctcccacacccacccagGACCAGTTGGTGGAGaccttgcagcagcagaacctcAAGCGAGCGGAGGACAACAGAAGTGAGGTGGTGAGGCTTGAGTGCATGCAGAAGCGCTTGCGACAGGCACGTGAGTCGAAGCCATCCATCTACATTGTCGAAGCGATGAGCAATGCACCACCAGAGGTGCTGCCAGAGTCATCACCAAAGCAGCGTGCACGCGCGCGTACACTAACGTCCTCTCCCACGCGCATTGTCGAAACTACGAGCTATGACGGTCCGCGTCCTTCTCTGGAGAGCTCCAGCCCAGACAGAAGCCAGTTGAAGTACAACCCAAAGCTAACTAAAAACCAAGCGCAAACCTCCAAGGCTCCCCGTAAGAGTCAACCGGAAAGCAAGAAGCCAAGGACATCGACGGGTGCAGCAACCACCACCAAAACGGGCGCTCCTGCACGCATACGGGACCTGGTCACACGCTCCACGACGCACATGAATTCGAAGCTGCTGCGCAATCGAAAGGTCAATCTGCTGAAGAGCTATGCCCTCACGGATGCGGCTGCTCAGGGCAAGGGCAAACGACTGAGCGGCGGCACCGCCGCAAGAGCAGCCGCAAAGCAATCGGCCAAAGGCAACGCAAAGAAACCACCGGAACCCACGAACACCCAGGAGAAGAAGTTGCCCCAACAGCATCGCCTCGAGCAACAGCAGACGGCTCCTGCTACACCACCACACACTCCAACAAAGACGGCAGCAAGGGCCACCAACGCTTTGACAGTAGATGCTGGGGTTACACTCCCAAAGAGCACCAGGCGCGCGCGAGCTCAGACTCTGCCAGAGGCTGGGACCAAGGCGTCTGTTCAAATTGCGGCAGGCCCTTTGCCAGCTGCCCACTTATCCAGTTCAATGCATGTTACTGCTGATCCACTTCAAATCCATGGCTTGATGGACGACTCCCAAGGGTTTTTCGAAAACCACGCGCCTATATCCCCAGCTAAAGATCTAGTGGGTCGCTATATGTTAAGTGCCCGTCAATTTGCTAAGCAACAAGAGCCACAAGAGCTTTACATGCAGGCCAATCCCTCGGGCTATAGCCAATATAGTCAAACAAACAGTTCAAActatgcccatgcccatgcccaagcccaagcccagtATGCAAGTGTGGCCAAACCCGCATTGATCTATCCGCCAATGTGCAGAGCAGAAGTCGGAAAGAAGGAACCAGAGAAGGAGCCACATTTCTCACGTCGTCGGCCGTCGCAACAAACGGAAACTTCCGGACTATATACCGAAATCAATCGTGCCCTTCCCCCCGGTGGCATGGTGCGACTGAGCGATGGATCTCGTATGTTAAGCAACCCGCTGGCGGGCAAACACGGCAAGGTGTTGTACATATACTATGAGCTGGACCAGCTTATAGTACTGCAGGAGCACTGCGTCAGCTTTTGGAAGTACTCGAAGGTCTTCAATGTGTTGCACAAGCCACGCAGACCAAACTCTTCCGCAGCAAAGGAGACTGGAGCCTCCACACACTCGATACTTCCAGGTGGTCAAGGCACCGAACCGAGGGCCACCGAATCTGAGCGATCCCATGCAGATGAAGACTTTGAACGTAGCCCGCGTTGGGTGAATCTGGGCAAACTGAGGCGCATTACAAATG ACACTGAGGTGTTTGCGCCGTTCGGGAACAGGCTTTGCGTGCACAACTCGACGCCTGTGTACGTGGAGATGCGCTGCCATCCGCTGGATCACCACAAGCGGGAAGTCACGCTGACTTCGCTGCACGTGAACATTTACTACTACtgcgaggaggagctgcgtcCCAAGATGCATTCTGTGCACCTGGATGCGGTCAGCTG TGACGGTTCACATGTGATTTTCACAAGCATTACAGAGTCTCGCTACTTTGTGGTGGCCTGGCAGCAGGAGGTAGTGATGGGTAAGCCACGCTCGGGCATCTGCAAGTACTCGCTGACGCCCACGCTGGACACGCTGGCCTCGATACGCGAGTTCAAGCAGCTGCGCCACGAACTGAAGCACATTGAGTGCCTCACGGAGGATCGCCTCATTGGCTATGGTCAGACGCGCATCACGATCTGGGACCATCGCAGCGGAGACACGCTCATGAACTATGACCTCTGTTGCCAGCTGGGCCGCAGCCTGACCGCCATGCACTATCCCAGCTTCGAATTGGACCAGAGCAGCATACTGATCCTCTATCAGCACATCGAGTCGCAGGAGCAGTCGGACATGCCCTCCGAGGTGCACGTAATTGCCTGCGAGCTGTCGCATACGACGCCCTCGCATCGTCTGCTGCAGGTTCACCGTCTGCCCGCACCACAGTTCAATGAGCAACTTCAAGCCGTCAACACGGGGGATCACCTGATCCTCAAGGCCATCACAGGCGATGAGATTTGGATAAGTTCCGCCGATCCCAGGCAGCTGACGTACGTGGCACCGCAGGGCAACGGTTCGCTGCGGTTCTATGCGCGCCACAAGTCTCAGGTTATCGAGATGGCACCGCGCACCCTCACCGTGGACAGCATCGCCAACCACATGCTGCAATTggccgtgcagcagcagcaacagattaTGAACAGCAGCCAGTCGCCCATGTCTTTAGCTGCTTCAATCCTGTCCATGCCCGTACCAGTATGA